In Candidatus Nitronauta litoralis, one DNA window encodes the following:
- the eno gene encoding phosphopyruvate hydratase — translation MSEISAIMARQILDSRGNPTVEVDVFLEDVLMGRASVPSGASTGMREALELRDGKKKVYGGKGVSKAVGNVNTRIAPELLGIEVTEQALIDGIMLELDGTKNKGKLGANAMLGVSLAVAKAAANDVELPLFQYLGGTNARQLPVPMMNVLNGGAHADNNVDIQEFMIMPVGAKSFSHALQMGTEVFHSLKGVLKSKNYNTAVGDEGGFAPDLKSNEEAVEVLITAVKKAGYKIEKDVLLALDVAASELYKANKYTLAAEKKSKLSSDGMVGFLENLIKKYPIVSVEDGLAENDWKGWKKLTDKVGHNTQLVGDDIFVTNTEILSKGIKEGIANSILIKVNQIGTLTETLEAVEMAKRAGYTAVISHRSGETEDTTIADISVAVNAGQIKTGSLCRTDRVAKYNQLLRIEETLGPVAEFVGPDVFYNLT, via the coding sequence ATGAGTGAAATCAGCGCCATCATGGCCCGGCAAATTCTTGATTCCCGTGGGAACCCGACAGTTGAGGTGGATGTATTTCTGGAAGATGTTCTGATGGGAAGAGCTTCAGTTCCCTCCGGTGCTTCCACCGGTATGCGTGAAGCTCTCGAATTACGTGATGGAAAAAAGAAAGTCTATGGCGGTAAAGGGGTGAGCAAAGCGGTGGGAAATGTTAATACCCGAATCGCACCGGAGCTGCTTGGAATAGAGGTCACAGAGCAGGCGCTCATTGATGGCATCATGCTGGAGCTTGATGGAACCAAAAACAAAGGCAAACTGGGAGCCAATGCCATGCTGGGCGTTTCTCTTGCTGTTGCTAAAGCTGCGGCGAACGATGTTGAGCTTCCGTTGTTCCAATACCTGGGTGGCACCAATGCCCGGCAATTACCTGTCCCCATGATGAACGTTTTAAATGGTGGTGCGCACGCTGACAACAATGTCGATATCCAGGAATTCATGATTATGCCTGTCGGGGCAAAAAGTTTTTCCCACGCACTCCAGATGGGAACGGAAGTTTTTCACAGCCTGAAAGGTGTTTTGAAAAGCAAGAACTACAACACAGCAGTGGGAGACGAGGGCGGGTTTGCTCCGGACCTGAAATCCAATGAAGAAGCTGTTGAGGTTTTAATCACCGCCGTAAAAAAAGCAGGATACAAAATTGAAAAGGATGTCCTCCTGGCATTGGATGTAGCAGCCAGTGAATTGTATAAAGCCAACAAATACACACTCGCGGCTGAAAAAAAATCAAAACTGTCATCCGATGGGATGGTCGGCTTCCTGGAAAACCTGATTAAAAAGTATCCGATAGTCAGCGTTGAGGACGGTCTTGCAGAAAACGATTGGAAGGGCTGGAAAAAGCTGACAGATAAGGTTGGTCACAACACGCAGCTGGTGGGAGACGATATTTTCGTGACCAATACCGAGATTCTGTCAAAAGGCATTAAAGAGGGAATTGCCAACTCCATTCTGATCAAGGTCAACCAGATCGGAACATTGACCGAAACTCTTGAAGCCGTTGAAATGGCCAAACGCGCGGGATACACCGCTGTCATCTCTCACCGGTCGGGTGAAACAGAGGACACCACCATTGCGGACATTTCGGTGGCGGTCAATGCGGGCCAGATCAAGACGGGTAGCTTGTGCCGAACTGATCGAGTAGCAAAATACAATCAACTATTACGGATTGAAGAAACACTGGGTCCCGTGGCTGAATTTGTCGGACCAGATGTGTTTTACAACCTGACCTGA
- a CDS encoding DUF1153 domain-containing protein, whose translation MENGIQRWTAKRKSDLVLQLIKGEKTLVEICRSQDLKQSEVQGWLDQFLKSGEQGLKTSAKGEQSLHEREVKDLRAKVGELVLELDARKKLQALIELEENAS comes from the coding sequence ATGGAGAATGGAATTCAACGCTGGACGGCGAAGCGTAAGTCGGATTTGGTATTGCAGTTGATTAAAGGTGAAAAAACGCTGGTAGAAATCTGTCGGTCTCAGGACCTGAAGCAATCAGAGGTTCAGGGCTGGCTGGATCAGTTTTTAAAGTCTGGTGAACAGGGATTGAAAACGAGTGCGAAAGGCGAGCAATCGTTACATGAGCGCGAGGTGAAGGACCTGCGGGCCAAGGTTGGCGAGTTGGTCCTCGAACTGGATGCCAGAAAAAAGTTGCAGGCTCTGATCGAGTTGGAAGAGAACGCCTCTTAA
- a CDS encoding VOC family protein has protein sequence MEQRISIITLGVKDIKKAQAFYDALGWKVASEDQAEQIVAYDLSGMTLALYPLEKLVEEAKVNVQSSGYSTITIAYNVRSDSEVDAVLKEAVTAGGKLVKPAEKVFWGGYSGYFADPDGNLWEVAHNPFSKLGPNGEFQWKGVG, from the coding sequence ATGGAACAACGTATCAGCATCATAACCCTTGGCGTGAAGGACATTAAAAAAGCGCAGGCTTTTTACGATGCGTTGGGTTGGAAAGTTGCATCCGAAGACCAGGCGGAACAGATCGTCGCGTATGACCTTAGCGGAATGACGCTCGCCCTGTATCCACTTGAAAAGCTGGTCGAAGAAGCGAAGGTAAATGTTCAAAGCTCAGGGTATTCAACAATCACCATTGCCTATAATGTCCGATCTGATTCTGAAGTGGACGCGGTATTAAAAGAAGCCGTCACCGCTGGTGGGAAACTCGTTAAACCGGCGGAAAAGGTGTTTTGGGGAGGGTACTCGGGGTACTTTGCTGACCCGGATGGTAACTTGTGGGAAGTGGCCCACAACCCTTTTTCAAAACTCGGACCCAATGGTGAGTTCCAATGGAAGGGAGTGGGGTAA
- a CDS encoding nucleotide sugar dehydrogenase, translating into MPELNFKKKVLCIGAGYVGGPTMTVIANHCPDYKIHVVDISEERIGRWNSDNLPIFEPGLEERVFKVRGKNLFFSTDIEGGIEEADIIFVAVNTPTKTFGEGIGRAADLQFIEQTARKIREASKSNKIVIEKSTIPVRAAETLGKILHSGKGGPRFEILSNPEFMAEGTGIQDMESPDRILIGSMETPEGQAARDELIKIYEHWVPRERIITTNLWSSELSKLVANAFLAQRITSINSISAVCEMTEADVSQVSDAVGRDSRVGPKFLKAGVGFGGSCFRKDILNLVYLCEHYGLDEIGQFWNYVVKLNDFQMDRFVKRILKAMFNTLVDKKIAIFGFAFKPDTGDTRDAPAIFICKRLLEERAHLAITDPHAIENAKLDMEGCNNIEFMEDPYKAAEGAHAIALLTEWKEFRDLDFQRLFDSMEKPAYLFDGRNHLDHDKLFDIGFNVYSVGKPDRDHF; encoded by the coding sequence ATGCCTGAATTAAACTTTAAGAAAAAAGTACTGTGCATTGGCGCAGGTTATGTTGGTGGCCCCACAATGACCGTCATTGCCAATCACTGTCCAGACTATAAAATCCACGTCGTTGACATTTCCGAGGAAAGGATAGGACGCTGGAATTCAGACAACCTTCCCATTTTTGAACCCGGTCTCGAAGAACGTGTATTTAAGGTGCGCGGGAAAAACCTGTTTTTTTCAACGGATATTGAAGGTGGCATTGAAGAAGCGGATATAATTTTTGTTGCCGTCAACACCCCGACCAAAACTTTTGGGGAAGGCATCGGGCGGGCTGCCGATTTACAGTTTATCGAACAGACGGCAAGAAAAATCAGAGAAGCCTCCAAATCAAACAAAATTGTTATTGAAAAAAGTACGATACCGGTTCGTGCCGCAGAAACCCTGGGTAAGATTCTACACAGCGGAAAAGGCGGGCCTCGTTTTGAAATCCTTTCAAACCCCGAGTTCATGGCAGAAGGCACCGGTATTCAGGACATGGAAAGTCCGGACCGAATTTTAATCGGGTCCATGGAAACACCGGAAGGACAGGCGGCTCGCGATGAACTCATCAAGATTTATGAACATTGGGTCCCACGCGAACGGATTATCACAACCAACCTCTGGAGCAGCGAGCTGTCCAAACTGGTAGCCAACGCTTTCCTGGCCCAACGCATTACGTCGATCAACAGCATCAGCGCTGTTTGTGAAATGACCGAGGCAGATGTTTCCCAGGTCTCCGATGCCGTAGGACGCGACTCCAGAGTCGGTCCTAAATTCCTCAAAGCGGGCGTGGGCTTTGGAGGGTCCTGTTTTCGCAAGGATATCCTGAACCTGGTTTATCTTTGCGAACATTACGGCCTCGATGAAATTGGGCAATTCTGGAATTACGTTGTGAAATTAAACGATTTCCAGATGGACCGGTTTGTAAAGCGAATTTTAAAAGCCATGTTCAACACACTGGTCGATAAAAAAATTGCCATTTTCGGGTTTGCCTTTAAGCCGGATACCGGGGACACACGCGATGCGCCGGCGATTTTTATCTGCAAGCGATTGCTGGAAGAAAGGGCACATTTAGCGATTACAGACCCCCATGCCATCGAAAACGCCAAACTGGATATGGAAGGTTGTAACAATATTGAATTTATGGAAGACCCTTATAAAGCGGCGGAAGGGGCTCATGCCATTGCTTTACTAACAGAATGGAAGGAGTTCCGGGACCTCGATTTTCAAAGGCTCTTCGACAGTATGGAAAAACCAGCTTACTTGTTTGATGGCCGTAACCATCTAGACCACGATAAATTGTTTGATATTGGTTTCAACGTGTATTCAGTCGGGAAACCGGATCGGGATCATTTTTAG
- the hemL gene encoding glutamate-1-semialdehyde 2,1-aminomutase, translated as MNRSRSKELFEAAQEVIPGGVNSPVRAFAAVGGDPVFMKEAHGNILTDEDGNQFIDYNSSWGPLIFGHAHPRIVEAIRTTAGMSTSFGTPIENEIRLAGQVVSAVPGIETVRMVNSGTEAVMSSIRLARGHTGRDKILKFEGCYHGHADSLLVKAGSGLISLGIPGSPGVVADLAKHTLTLPFNDAEKVKELFRKEGDQIACLIVEPVAGNMGVVPPKPGYLQTLREVTEKHGTLLIFDEVITGFRVALGGAQELYGIVPDMTCLGKIIGGGLPVGAYGGRRDIMDGIAPTGSVYQAGTLSGNPLAMAAGIEMLNLLSEDGVYDDLEQKSATLCDGFKANVEKLGISACFTRVGSMFSMFFTDKEVVDYESVTSCDTDLFKRYFNGMLDEGIYIAPSQFEAGFMSAVHTQEDIEKTIEAQFRALKKAIEA; from the coding sequence ATGAATAGATCACGATCAAAAGAACTTTTTGAAGCAGCCCAGGAAGTGATTCCCGGTGGAGTGAACAGTCCTGTAAGGGCATTTGCCGCTGTTGGTGGCGACCCGGTCTTCATGAAAGAAGCTCACGGAAATATCCTGACCGATGAAGACGGCAACCAGTTTATTGATTACAACTCATCCTGGGGCCCCCTTATCTTTGGCCACGCCCATCCCCGGATCGTGGAAGCCATTCGCACGACAGCGGGAATGAGCACCAGTTTTGGCACACCAATCGAAAACGAGATCCGGCTGGCAGGGCAGGTGGTTTCCGCTGTTCCCGGCATTGAAACGGTACGAATGGTCAACTCGGGTACAGAAGCGGTGATGAGTTCGATACGTCTGGCCCGAGGCCATACCGGTCGCGACAAAATTCTGAAATTTGAAGGGTGTTATCACGGACATGCCGACAGCCTTTTAGTGAAAGCAGGCTCAGGGCTGATATCGCTTGGGATTCCCGGCAGTCCCGGTGTTGTGGCGGATCTCGCCAAGCATACGTTGACCTTACCCTTCAACGACGCAGAAAAAGTCAAAGAATTATTCAGGAAGGAAGGAGACCAGATCGCCTGCCTGATTGTGGAACCTGTGGCAGGAAATATGGGAGTCGTTCCACCCAAACCCGGCTATCTGCAAACATTACGCGAAGTCACAGAGAAACATGGCACCCTGCTCATCTTTGATGAAGTCATAACTGGATTCCGGGTGGCGTTAGGTGGTGCACAGGAATTGTATGGAATTGTCCCTGACATGACCTGTCTTGGAAAAATCATTGGTGGCGGATTGCCTGTCGGAGCTTATGGTGGGCGACGCGACATTATGGATGGCATTGCCCCAACTGGTTCGGTTTATCAGGCCGGAACTTTGTCGGGCAATCCTTTGGCGATGGCTGCAGGAATTGAAATGCTCAACCTTCTTTCTGAGGACGGCGTCTACGACGATCTCGAGCAAAAGTCAGCAACGCTTTGTGATGGGTTTAAAGCCAACGTTGAGAAGCTTGGCATCAGTGCCTGCTTCACCCGGGTTGGTTCCATGTTCTCCATGTTTTTTACCGACAAAGAAGTTGTGGACTATGAATCCGTCACGTCTTGCGATACCGACTTGTTCAAGCGTTATTTCAACGGCATGTTGGATGAAGGCATTTATATAGCCCCCTCCCAGTTTGAAGCTGGCTTCATGTCCGCAGTCCACACCCAGGAAGATATCGAAAAAACTATAGAAGCCCAGTTCCGGGCTCTAAAAAAAGCAATTGAAGCTTAA
- a CDS encoding IS3 family transposase, with product MQEEGRLVSVSKLCRWFELPRSTFYYRPPSPQPAKMDTELVLELKRVIDEEPTYGVRRLTAMARRSLGIPVNRKKVHRIVKLNHWQAIKRSKGKRPRVKGWISRAQHPDQRWAIDVTHIFCGRDGWCHLPGVIDCSDRELVGWRLSKSGKAKVAAAALEDGLRQRRITKRHKLDLRSDNGLVFGSKVFTRVANHHGVKQEYITPYTPQQNGMIERFFRTLKEECVWLHRFESMDHAFEVIADWIDKYNQARPHSALGYLSPQEHRIKLAA from the coding sequence ATGCAAGAGGAAGGTCGTCTGGTGTCAGTATCGAAGCTGTGTCGCTGGTTCGAGTTGCCGCGTTCAACGTTTTACTATCGCCCGCCTTCACCACAGCCTGCGAAGATGGACACCGAGTTAGTGTTGGAACTGAAGCGTGTGATTGATGAAGAACCGACCTATGGCGTGCGTCGGTTAACCGCGATGGCACGGCGGAGCCTGGGAATCCCGGTGAACCGCAAGAAGGTGCATCGCATTGTGAAACTCAATCACTGGCAGGCGATCAAACGGTCGAAGGGAAAACGTCCGCGTGTTAAAGGATGGATCTCAAGAGCCCAGCACCCGGATCAACGTTGGGCGATAGATGTGACGCATATTTTTTGTGGTCGGGATGGCTGGTGTCATCTGCCGGGAGTGATCGATTGTTCGGACCGGGAGTTGGTCGGCTGGCGATTGTCTAAATCCGGCAAGGCGAAAGTTGCGGCGGCAGCACTCGAAGACGGATTGAGGCAACGCAGGATTACGAAACGCCATAAGCTTGATCTTCGGTCAGACAACGGCCTCGTGTTCGGATCAAAAGTGTTCACCAGGGTGGCGAATCACCACGGCGTGAAGCAGGAATACATCACGCCGTACACACCGCAACAGAATGGCATGATCGAGAGGTTTTTCCGAACGTTAAAAGAGGAATGCGTGTGGCTCCACAGGTTCGAGTCGATGGACCATGCGTTTGAGGTGATTGCGGACTGGATCGACAAGTACAATCAGGCCCGACCGCACTCGGCACTGGGCTACCTCAGCCCACAAGAACACAGAATCAAATTAGCCGCTTAA
- the queA gene encoding tRNA preQ1(34) S-adenosylmethionine ribosyltransferase-isomerase QueA: MNLSDFNFDLPEELIAQTPVPNREESRLMVVDRESGLIEHHRFPAFLQYLEDCPLVVMNDTRVLPARLIGKYTDTGKAVELVLVQETNQATWQALVKGLAKIKQGQEFEFGTPEYPLKAIFHGIHEGLGIFRFETSGDLLTVLEKVGLPPLPPYIKRKERNPEQDRLDRERYQTVFATAPGAIAAPTAGLHFSTELLEKVRSRSKTVSLTLHVGVGTFQPIRTEVVEDHEMHKEYYRVPVDTLNAVREAKESGSKVLGVGTTTTRVLESLDMEGLPNRTASGWTNRFIYPGQSFKVVDRLLTNFHLPRSTLYLLVCAFGGKELMDRAYQEAIDQRYRFFSYGDAMLIM, translated from the coding sequence ATGAATCTTTCAGATTTCAATTTTGATTTGCCTGAGGAGTTGATCGCCCAGACCCCGGTTCCAAACCGCGAAGAATCGCGGTTGATGGTGGTGGATCGTGAATCGGGTCTCATTGAACATCACCGATTTCCGGCCTTTCTCCAATATTTAGAAGATTGCCCATTGGTGGTTATGAATGACACCCGGGTTTTACCGGCACGTCTCATCGGAAAATATACGGACACAGGAAAAGCGGTGGAACTGGTGCTGGTGCAGGAAACCAACCAGGCAACCTGGCAGGCACTGGTGAAGGGACTGGCCAAAATAAAACAGGGGCAGGAATTCGAGTTTGGAACCCCGGAATACCCGCTCAAAGCCATCTTCCATGGAATTCATGAAGGACTGGGTATATTTCGCTTTGAAACCTCCGGAGACTTGTTAACAGTATTGGAAAAGGTGGGGCTGCCTCCCCTTCCCCCCTATATCAAGCGTAAAGAGAGAAACCCTGAACAGGACCGTTTGGATCGTGAGCGCTATCAAACAGTGTTTGCTACAGCTCCGGGAGCTATTGCCGCCCCGACGGCAGGGCTTCATTTTTCAACTGAACTTCTGGAAAAAGTAAGGAGTAGGTCGAAAACGGTGTCACTCACTTTGCACGTAGGTGTGGGGACCTTTCAGCCAATCCGCACTGAGGTTGTGGAAGATCATGAAATGCATAAAGAATATTATCGAGTTCCGGTAGATACTTTAAATGCCGTCAGGGAGGCTAAGGAATCGGGTTCTAAAGTGTTGGGGGTGGGAACCACCACCACCCGTGTATTGGAAAGTCTGGATATGGAGGGGCTGCCTAATCGGACCGCTTCCGGTTGGACGAACCGGTTTATTTATCCTGGGCAGTCTTTTAAAGTGGTCGACCGTCTATTGACCAATTTCCATTTACCCAGGTCAACCTTGTATCTTCTTGTCTGCGCCTTTGGGGGAAAAGAGCTGATGGACCGCGCCTATCAGGAGGCCATTGACCAGCGGTACCGGTTTTTCAGCTATGGGGACGCTATGCTGATTATGTGA
- a CDS encoding integration host factor subunit alpha, translated as MTKQDIINHVSQEAHLSRAKAEEAVETVIRLIKESLGAGEPVILRRFGTFQVKQKSKRMGRNPKTGEEAEICERKVVRFKSGKHFKQAVNEDE; from the coding sequence ATGACCAAGCAGGATATTATCAACCACGTTTCGCAAGAAGCTCACCTTTCTCGAGCCAAGGCTGAAGAGGCGGTTGAAACCGTTATTCGTCTGATCAAAGAATCGCTTGGTGCGGGAGAGCCTGTAATTTTGCGGCGTTTTGGTACGTTTCAGGTAAAGCAGAAATCCAAAAGGATGGGTAGAAATCCAAAAACGGGTGAAGAAGCTGAAATTTGCGAACGTAAAGTGGTTCGATTCAAATCCGGCAAGCACTTTAAACAGGCGGTCAACGAAGACGAGTAA
- a CDS encoding type II toxin-antitoxin system VapC family toxin, whose amino-acid sequence MEGSPSEVNAVIKAIDGRRPIISRTAIKEFSAKGDMNVLREFLTTHGGRVGKAGSRDLVDRLKRSGIKNKDAIITGSAIRENAKLLTRDEKLLKRVGPIGELF is encoded by the coding sequence TTGGAGGGTTCTCCTAGTGAAGTAAATGCTGTAATTAAGGCAATTGATGGTCGAAGACCTATAATCTCTAGGACGGCAATAAAGGAGTTTAGCGCAAAAGGGGACATGAATGTCCTTCGTGAGTTTTTAACAACCCATGGAGGAAGAGTTGGCAAGGCGGGCTCCCGAGATTTAGTCGATAGACTAAAGAGGTCGGGAATAAAAAATAAGGATGCCATAATTACCGGATCAGCAATAAGGGAAAACGCCAAGTTGTTAACACGTGATGAAAAACTTCTTAAGAGAGTAGGCCCAATCGGGGAGTTATTTTAA
- the mtnP gene encoding S-methyl-5'-thioadenosine phosphorylase — protein sequence MAAPVLGVIGGSGLYSMKDLEVLEEVTVDTPFGAPSDALIRGNLMGREMLFLPRHGVGHRIPPSEINYRANIFAMKKLGVKRILSVSAVGSMKEEIVPGHIVLPDQFIDRTHRRISTFFTDGIVGHVALADPICSDLQGKVAEAAQAAGATLHVGGTYICIEGPQFSTKAESMLYRSWGVDVIGMTNVTEAKLAREAGLCYVTMALSTDYDCWHNDHDSVTLEAILEIMHQNVALAQGIVKETAAGNVEETKCDCANAAASAVVTDRSRIPENLKKDLKVLFGSL from the coding sequence ATGGCAGCACCGGTACTAGGCGTCATTGGAGGCAGCGGTCTTTACAGCATGAAAGACCTGGAAGTCCTGGAAGAAGTAACAGTAGACACCCCGTTTGGTGCTCCATCCGACGCACTCATTCGCGGAAATTTAATGGGACGGGAAATGTTGTTCCTGCCTCGTCATGGAGTGGGTCACCGGATTCCACCATCAGAGATCAACTATCGCGCCAATATATTTGCGATGAAGAAACTCGGTGTTAAGCGAATATTATCCGTGAGCGCGGTCGGCAGCATGAAAGAGGAAATTGTTCCGGGGCACATTGTTCTCCCGGATCAGTTTATAGACAGGACCCATCGGCGCATCAGTACGTTTTTCACAGACGGAATTGTCGGCCATGTGGCACTTGCAGATCCAATATGTTCGGACCTTCAAGGAAAAGTCGCAGAAGCTGCACAGGCGGCAGGAGCCACCCTTCATGTCGGTGGGACATATATCTGCATAGAAGGTCCTCAGTTTTCTACAAAAGCGGAATCCATGTTGTACCGGTCCTGGGGTGTCGATGTGATTGGCATGACCAATGTCACCGAGGCGAAACTCGCCAGAGAAGCTGGCCTGTGTTATGTGACCATGGCTCTTTCAACCGATTACGATTGCTGGCACAATGACCACGACTCGGTCACCCTTGAAGCAATACTTGAAATCATGCATCAGAATGTCGCTCTGGCGCAGGGAATTGTAAAGGAAACAGCAGCCGGGAATGTTGAAGAGACCAAGTGCGACTGTGCCAATGCGGCGGCGAGTGCGGTGGTAACAGACCGCTCTCGAATTCCTGAAAACCTTAAAAAAGATTTGAAAGTTTTATTTGGCTCATTATGA
- a CDS encoding IS481 family transposase — translation MTTVNKVARRKLSMLELASELGNVSKACKIMGYSRTQFYEIRRNYQTYGAEGLIDRLPGAKSPHPNRVSEEIEKAVLEYSLKHPSHGCLRVAQDLMLSGINVSSGGVRGVWSRHNLLQKHQRFLRLEQSIKGKKIDLTEDQIRALERFSPEFRERHIETRHTGDLVAVDTFMVGTLKGVGRVYLQNVIDCYSRYAWGRLYTSKLPVTAVQTLNNEVLPFFESHDARITTILSDNGREFCGRKDRNPYELFLQLEQIEHRTTKVRRPQSNGFVERLHRTLLDEHFRIMGRKKWYESVKEMQKDLDTYFIHYNTKRPHQGRNMNGRTPETVFKEGLPKPDKIQEQKIKKTAKIAA, via the coding sequence ATGACCACCGTGAACAAGGTAGCACGAAGGAAACTGTCCATGCTAGAGCTGGCAAGTGAACTGGGTAACGTCAGCAAAGCCTGCAAAATCATGGGGTATTCCCGCACCCAGTTCTACGAGATACGAAGAAACTACCAGACCTATGGTGCTGAGGGTCTTATTGACCGTCTGCCGGGAGCTAAAAGCCCTCATCCCAATCGGGTTTCAGAAGAGATTGAGAAGGCGGTTCTCGAATATTCTCTTAAACATCCCTCCCATGGATGCCTGCGCGTTGCCCAGGACCTGATGCTTTCCGGAATCAACGTTTCCTCGGGTGGTGTCCGGGGTGTGTGGAGTCGGCACAACCTGCTACAGAAACATCAACGCTTCCTGAGATTGGAACAATCGATCAAGGGCAAGAAGATCGACCTGACCGAAGATCAGATTCGTGCGTTAGAAAGGTTCAGTCCGGAGTTCCGGGAACGTCATATCGAAACCCGGCACACTGGTGACCTGGTAGCCGTCGACACCTTCATGGTCGGAACCTTGAAAGGCGTAGGCCGTGTGTACCTGCAAAATGTCATCGACTGTTACAGCCGATACGCCTGGGGAAGGCTCTACACCAGCAAGTTGCCGGTCACCGCAGTCCAGACGCTTAACAACGAGGTACTCCCGTTCTTTGAATCTCACGATGCCAGGATCACGACTATCCTCAGTGACAATGGCAGAGAGTTCTGCGGACGAAAAGACCGCAACCCTTACGAACTGTTTTTGCAGTTAGAACAGATCGAACACCGCACCACAAAAGTACGTCGTCCCCAGAGCAACGGCTTTGTTGAACGTCTCCATCGAACACTACTCGATGAACACTTCCGCATCATGGGAAGAAAGAAGTGGTACGAGTCCGTTAAGGAAATGCAGAAGGACCTCGACACCTACTTCATCCACTACAACACTAAGCGTCCTCATCAGGGCAGAAATATGAACGGCAGGACACCGGAAACAGTCTTCAAGGAAGGTCTTCCAAAACCAGATAAAATACAGGAGCAAAAAATAAAAAAGACGGCTAAAATAGCCGCCTAA
- a CDS encoding septum formation initiator family protein, whose amino-acid sequence MLNLSKSQKTLILGLSLSLMMLVVAIFSKDGFVTVHEFESELQSLVQLNQNIAEENEKLRKEIEGLKTDGYQIESLAREKLNLVKPGEVVYQIVPEESQPE is encoded by the coding sequence CTGCTAAACCTTTCGAAGTCCCAGAAGACGCTCATTCTGGGATTGTCGCTTTCCCTTATGATGCTGGTAGTTGCGATATTCAGTAAAGACGGGTTTGTGACTGTGCATGAATTTGAAAGCGAGCTTCAATCACTGGTTCAGCTCAATCAGAATATTGCAGAGGAAAATGAAAAACTACGCAAGGAAATTGAAGGTCTGAAGACAGATGGTTATCAAATAGAAAGCCTGGCACGGGAAAAACTCAACCTGGTTAAACCCGGTGAGGTGGTGTATCAGATTGTTCCAGAAGAGTCCCAACCCGAATAA
- a CDS encoding cytochrome C-554, with product MRNQGLNMRNVLKCMTLMLVALGLFMTAAPDAEARKKKIPKKPKYVGSVKCNGSCHDPYYQAWKNTPHGNSFASLKAGEKADAKKAAGLDPEKDYTDDPTCLRCHTTGYREKGGFKPPGSKSKKGKDTSTPIDPEEPNKEQVGCEMCHAAMGGSQFRVVMKNTKGDFKKADTEKYGMRWDYANVCTRCHMHPQSPHKDEKFDYEASKGKVHDKDKYFSEDNMDQKLEKVEDRAAEKGVSDEKPLRIEEWKVNDKGKLKFKKGTRPYSKKKKKPLYKKG from the coding sequence ATGCGAAATCAGGGGCTTAATATGCGTAACGTACTGAAATGTATGACATTAATGCTGGTAGCCTTAGGTCTTTTCATGACCGCAGCGCCAGATGCTGAAGCTAGAAAAAAGAAAATCCCAAAAAAGCCAAAGTATGTAGGATCAGTAAAATGTAATGGTAGCTGTCACGATCCTTATTATCAGGCTTGGAAAAACACACCTCACGGGAATTCGTTCGCAAGTTTAAAAGCCGGTGAAAAGGCTGACGCTAAAAAAGCCGCTGGCCTTGACCCTGAAAAAGACTATACAGACGACCCCACCTGTCTGCGCTGTCACACCACCGGGTATCGCGAAAAAGGCGGCTTTAAACCTCCTGGAAGTAAAAGTAAAAAAGGCAAGGATACCAGTACTCCTATTGATCCAGAAGAACCTAATAAGGAGCAGGTTGGCTGTGAAATGTGTCATGCCGCGATGGGAGGCAGTCAGTTCCGCGTGGTGATGAAAAACACCAAAGGCGATTTCAAAAAGGCCGATACTGAGAAATACGGTATGCGTTGGGATTACGCCAACGTTTGTACCCGGTGTCACATGCACCCGCAAAGCCCGCACAAAGACGAAAAGTTCGACTATGAAGCGAGCAAGGGTAAGGTCCATGACAAGGATAAATACTTCAGTGAAGACAACATGGATCAGAAACTTGAGAAAGTGGAAGATCGTGCTGCAGAGAAGGGTGTATCCGATGAAAAGCCATTGCGCATTGAAGAATGGAAGGTCAATGACAAGGGCAAGCTCAAATTCAAAAAAGGCACCCGGCCTTACAGCAAAAAGAAGAAAAAGCCCCTATACAAAAAAGGTTAA